The following DNA comes from Gemella massiliensis.
AAGCAGATGGTGTCCATGTCGGTCAGGAGGATATTGATGTAGAAAAAATTCGCAAATTACTTCCAAAGGCAATTATCGGGTTGTCAGTAGGGAATACCGTAGAGTATAAAAATTCAAAACTAGCCTATGTTGATTACATTGGAGTGGGACCTGTCTTTTCAACAATATCCAAAAATGATGCAGGTAGTGCAATAGGATATACCGGCTTAAACAAAGTAAAAGAATTGGCAAAAGATTTGCCAATCGTCGCAATAGGCGGTATTAATATACAACATATTAAAGATATTATAGACATTGGGATAGATGGTGTATCAATTATTTCTGCCATTTCCTATGCAGGTAATATAGAAGAAACCGTTAAAACCATGATAAAACAATTATAAAAAGCCTCCAAAGGAAATCACTTTTTTGAAGACGATTCGCAAAGTGATAAAAAGGATATACACTAAATTAATAGTGGTATATCCTTTTTTAGTAATTATTTATTATTTTTTCTACGAAGAACCAAAGCGAAAAGCAGTGTCAAGAAACCTAAGCCGGCAGTGGCTGTAGCATGAATACCGGTACTAGGTAATTTTTTACCGTTATCGGTAGGTTTATTGTTATTATTGTTATTATTGTTATTGTTGTTATTGTTGTTATTGTTGTTATTGTTGTTATTGTTGTTATTGTTGTTATTGTTGTTATTGTTATTATTGTTGTTATTGTTATTATTGTTATTATTGTTGTTATCGCCGGATTTATTTTCTTCGTTTTGTTTTTTCGCATCTTCTAAGATTTTATTAGCTGAATTAATATCTTTTGCATCATTTAATTGTTTAACAAATTTTTCTTTTTGTTCTTTAGTTAAATCAGGTAATTTTTCAATCTCAGTTTTTGCATTTTCAACGGCTTCTTTTAGTTTTTTTGCTGCCATTTCTTCGTCATTTGGCGCTTCAGGACGATTAATGGTGGTAGAGAAAACTAATTTTGCCTCCGGTCTTGAAGTTCCCATTCCGTCATTAGGTACACGAACATCATAGCTGGTTTTTACATCTTTTTCTAATTCAACAAGCAATTTTTTATTAAAGTTACCGATTTCTCCGGTTAGCGAATTAAGATCATCGTATTTATTAACGACATGATATGGTAGTTTTTCTCCATCAAGTTGGTCTTTAAAAATATCAAAATCTAATAAATGAGCATGTACTGAACCGAAAATCATAGTTTTTAAATCAATATCCAAGTAAGTTTTAGTTGGAGTGAAGATTAATTTTCCTTTGTTAACAAATACATTATTTGCCATTGAAGTTTCTTCCGGGCGATGGAATTTTTTAATAGCGAACTCAACATCTTGAGTAGGGTACTTGTACTCTAATGTATTTAATGCGGTTTGCAAGTCTTTTAGGTTTTTAGATAGTGCTTCGGTATCTGTTAATGAATTATTTACACGTGTTTTTAACTCATTTAAAGAAGAAAGTTTTTCAGGTGTTAATAATTGTTTTAAAATATCAGAATCAACAATATCACTTAGAGTTTTAGCATTTTTTTGTAAGTATTTTATATCTGTTGTTTTTTCAGATTTTAAAATTTTTATATTTTTATCCATGTTTTCCAGATGAAGAAGAACAGCGTTTAATGTAAAACTATTTTTTTTAATTTTTTTCTTAACTTTTTGCAATTCAGCTTCTAAATTAGATTTTGCAGTAGAAATGCTGGTAGTTTCAGCAAGAATTTTTTCCGCTTCTTCAGCTTTTTCTTTAAGTTCCGCGACTTTTTCTTCAGTTAATGCTTTTGTATCTTTTTCAGCGATAACAAAGTATGCTTCATCGCTGTTAACATTGAATTGCAAAGTAGATTTAGAAACTGTTGCTGTTGTCGGAACCGGACGAAGAATACCGTTTTCATAGATATAAGCATGAGTATTAGTTGTTGCTTTATAATTCTCCAGTTTTAAAGTAAAGATTGGGTTTTCATCAATATTCCAACCGTTTTTGGTAGTAGGAGTAAATTTAGAACCATCTTTTTTAGTAATATTTAATTTTAAAGTTTTAGCATTTTTTAAGCCTAGTTCATTAATCTTGCTGTCCAGTGTTTTATTTATTATTTCTTCAGAAATAGGAGTAGCTTCAAGACGTGCGTTTTCATCAAGTAAGAATTTTCTGTCAGAAGATAATGTAGCTTTGTACTTGGTACCATCCATGTCAACGGTAGTTTCTGTTTTGTCAAGTGTTTCTTTGTCAAAAGGTAATACGTAAGTTTTTGTTTCACTACTTTCTTTACCGTCTTCACTAAATGCTTTTACTTTTAATGTTAAGTTTCCACCGGTAGTTGGTACTTTAGAACCTTCTTCAAAAGGATCTATGTTTAAGTTGTAGTAAAATTCCGGTTTATGTGGATTTGCATTAGCGAAACGTGCTACGGCATCTCGTGATGAAAATGTCGGTTCGCTGCCATCTAAGGTATATTTTAAATAACGAGTTTTAGTATTCACAAGACTAGGTCGTTCAAATGCAGCTTCTAATGAGAAGAAGTAGTTATTAGCTAATTTGAATTTATCGCCATTAATACCGTTATATGGTGAATAATCAACACCATCTTTAGAAAAATCGAATTCTTGTTTAGGGTCACCGGCTTTTTTAACGGTAGTTCCATGTACTACAGGTTTAAGAGAAAATAGTTTAGGAGCATCTACTTTAGGGGATTTGTTGATATTAACATTTTTATCGTCCCAAGTGACGGTTCCGTATTTTCTGAATATACCTGCCGGATATTGAAAATCACCGTAAACAAAAACTTCTTTTTTACCGGTAACGGGGATTTTAGCTTGAGAAATTTCAAAAACGGATTCGGAAGTTTTTAAAGTTTGAATTACTTTTACCTCTGTAGGAGTTTTTAAATCAGAGTCTTTAGCATTTTCAATAGCTTTATCCGCATATTTAATATTTTGAAGACCGTTGTTATTTTTTCCTTCACCTATTTTACTATAATAGGTAAGAACTAAGTATTCTTGTCCATTTTCTTGAACTAATTTTCCGATAGTATCAACATTTTTTCTAACTACAGGAGATACTATAGTATCATCTTTAACATGAATGTTAACATATCGTTCAACAGGTTTCGGATCTTCTGTTACTTTAATTACTTTAAGTGTACTAAAATCATGATTTAGTATAATGTTTTGTGTTCCAAGACCCTCGCTAATAGAATCCATAACAGGGACGTAGACCTGACCGAAAGCAATTAATTTATTGTCGGCAGTTATTTTATTTTTATCAACAGGATATTCTACTGTTTTAGGATAAGCAGTTCGAGAAGGATAGTGTTTTTTATAAGTATCGAAAAAGTCATCTTTTTCGTTAGTGTTATAGTTTTCTACTATTGTTGCTTCTTTAAATTCATTATCAGCGATTTTCATTCTATCAGCATAAGATTTATCACCGCTGTAATATTTTAAATCACCTAAGTAACCTCTGAATTTTTGACTTCCCATACCATGTTCAATCGGTTGGAAAGAAAGTCTTATAAAATATTGCCCGTTTCTAACAATAAGACGTGTGTTTTCTCTTTTTACAGCACCGTCTGCCATCGATGCCGCTTTTCCATTGCTGAAATTTAAGATTTTCACATCAAATGAGTATTCCCCGTCTTTTAGATTTTTAATATCTAAAGTTTTGTTGGTAGCGGCAGTTTTATCGGTAGCATTTGCTACGTTATTATGATTGAGTGTCGTATAAGGTGCACTTATACCGGTTGTTACAACTCCTGCCAGCAACAACGTAAATAAATTATTTTTTTTCATTAAGATAACCTCTCTTAGTATATTTATTGTTTAAAACTTTATTGTGTGTTTTTTTAAATAATCTCTAAAGAAATCACGATAAAGATAATCGTTATCAATAGGTGTTTAAAAAAAATACACAACTAGGTTGCTCACTAAATATATTACCATGACTTACAGAAAAATACAAATAAAAACTTAAAATAAACTTAAAAATAATGTAGTGTTACAATAGATGTGAGACATATAATAAAAAAAAGAAGAGTAAATCCTGTATAATGAAGTTACCTACAAATCAAAAAAAGGAATTTACTCTTATGAAAACTATTATAACAGAAAATATAGAAAAAACACAACGATATATACCTCATACTTTACAAACAAGAATAGCTGCAGTTAAAACTTATAGAAATGGTAACTCTATCCGCTTTATTTGTAGGCGCTATAAAATATCAAAAGCCTCTCTTTTGCGTTGGAATAAAAAATATGACGGTACTAAAGAGTCTCTTATAGATAAGTCTCATAGACCTCATTCTATTCACCCTAACGCCCATACAGTTGAAGAATTGTCTTGGATTAAAAATCTTATTAAACGTAATCCTAATATTTCTATGATTGAATTATATGCTAAACTTAAATTCAACAAAGGTTATAAAAGACATCCTTGTTCTTTATTTAGAGTACTTAGAAAATTAGGCTTTTATAAAGATACTAAGAAAAAAGTAATTCCTTATAAACCTAAACCTTATGACACACCTACTGAAATTGGTAAAAAATGGCAACTTGATGTGAAATATGTTCCTAAACGTTGTTATGTAGGAGAAATTCCTGATAAATTTTATCAATATACTATCATTGATGAAGCTACTAGGGAAAGATTTATTTTCCCTTTTAAAGAACAATCATCATACTCTACTGTTCAATTTGTTAAAATGGCTATTGATTATTTTGGGTATAAACCCAAGATAATTCAAACTGATAATGGTTTTGAATTTACGCATTTTAAAGATACTAAACGAATACACCCTTTTGATGTATTGTGTAATAATCTTGGCATTAAACATCAAC
Coding sequences within:
- the thiE gene encoding thiamine phosphate synthase gives rise to the protein MFNRQVLRLYFICGTTTCDNKYLPDVVEEALKGGITMFQFREKGMGALKGDKKEQMARTIQNLCKQYNVPFIINDDVDLAIKLQADGVHVGQEDIDVEKIRKLLPKAIIGLSVGNTVEYKNSKLAYVDYIGVGPVFSTISKNDAGSAIGYTGLNKVKELAKDLPIVAIGGINIQHIKDIIDIGIDGVSIISAISYAGNIEETVKTMIKQL
- a CDS encoding LPXTG cell wall anchor domain-containing protein produces the protein MKKNNLFTLLLAGVVTTGISAPYTTLNHNNVANATDKTAATNKTLDIKNLKDGEYSFDVKILNFSNGKAASMADGAVKRENTRLIVRNGQYFIRLSFQPIEHGMGSQKFRGYLGDLKYYSGDKSYADRMKIADNEFKEATIVENYNTNEKDDFFDTYKKHYPSRTAYPKTVEYPVDKNKITADNKLIAFGQVYVPVMDSISEGLGTQNIILNHDFSTLKVIKVTEDPKPVERYVNIHVKDDTIVSPVVRKNVDTIGKLVQENGQEYLVLTYYSKIGEGKNNNGLQNIKYADKAIENAKDSDLKTPTEVKVIQTLKTSESVFEISQAKIPVTGKKEVFVYGDFQYPAGIFRKYGTVTWDDKNVNINKSPKVDAPKLFSLKPVVHGTTVKKAGDPKQEFDFSKDGVDYSPYNGINGDKFKLANNYFFSLEAAFERPSLVNTKTRYLKYTLDGSEPTFSSRDAVARFANANPHKPEFYYNLNIDPFEEGSKVPTTGGNLTLKVKAFSEDGKESSETKTYVLPFDKETLDKTETTVDMDGTKYKATLSSDRKFLLDENARLEATPISEEIINKTLDSKINELGLKNAKTLKLNITKKDGSKFTPTTKNGWNIDENPIFTLKLENYKATTNTHAYIYENGILRPVPTTATVSKSTLQFNVNSDEAYFVIAEKDTKALTEEKVAELKEKAEEAEKILAETTSISTAKSNLEAELQKVKKKIKKNSFTLNAVLLHLENMDKNIKILKSEKTTDIKYLQKNAKTLSDIVDSDILKQLLTPEKLSSLNELKTRVNNSLTDTEALSKNLKDLQTALNTLEYKYPTQDVEFAIKKFHRPEETSMANNVFVNKGKLIFTPTKTYLDIDLKTMIFGSVHAHLLDFDIFKDQLDGEKLPYHVVNKYDDLNSLTGEIGNFNKKLLVELEKDVKTSYDVRVPNDGMGTSRPEAKLVFSTTINRPEAPNDEEMAAKKLKEAVENAKTEIEKLPDLTKEQKEKFVKQLNDAKDINSANKILEDAKKQNEENKSGDNNNNNNNNNNNNNNNNNNNNNNNNNNNNNNNNNNNNNNNNNNNNKPTDNGKKLPSTGIHATATAGLGFLTLLFALVLRRKNNK